The window AGATGAATCGGGAAATTACCAGAGCTATGTCTACACACCGGAGTATTACAACACAATGGCTGTAAGGCTTGAAAACCTTGACGGGTCATATACAAAAGCCTCTTCAGAGAAAAGCGATGTAAGTTACAGTCCCTTCAGCCCGCCCGTGGGTGTAAACGCACTGAAACACTTCCGTCTTGTCTACGAATCGCCCGACAGTGACGACAACGTCAAGATATTCGAGTACGTTAAAGGATACGAGGTTGCAGGTGAAGGAACGGTTGAATTAAACATCACGACCAATACAGGACGTGAATTCGTATACAGGCAGAAAAGCGAGAACGGCACATTCATCCTTCCGTATTCGACAACAGGCAACCCGTACGACGTAAAAGCAGACGGACAGTATCATATCACCGGAACCGGTGAATATTTTGATGTAAGCGAGGATGAAATAGGAAAGAACTGATTAATATCTTATTTAGAGAAAAACTCATACTTTTATGCCCGCTCTTGCCAGGGCATCTTTTATTGAAGACAAGCTCTCTTTTTATCTCCTTAAATTCTTCATCAGGATATCTTCCGGTATCTTTTCCAAGGCCGACAATCTCATCCTTTTGTCTCCTTTTCCAGGTCCAATCAGACTGTCCTGCTTATCAAGAGCACTTTTTTGCAGATCAATTATTGCCACCGGTATTATCAAGCGTTTTCTTTGAGATGCCAAGATTTTTTATATCAAGTTATATCCCTGCCGAATGTCTCTTTCAGGACAAATTACCTGAAACCAACTTTTTGGACATAACTATCAACAATGTTTCATGCATAATCATAGTTTATAGTATACGATATTCTAAAAAATCATAGGATATAACCGACAATTTAAATATACTTAACAGCATATAAACCATAAATGGATCAGGGCATGCAAATAGTCATTGAAAGCCAGAACCCATGGTGGTTTTCAAAGAATTTTGACAAAGGAATAGACCGCCTGTCGTTTTTTCCGGAAATAATTCAATATTTAAATGCAAAAGAAATTCTTCTGTTAACCGGAGCAAGAAGAACAGGCAAGTCCACACTTGCATATCAGTTAATTGATTATCTCATAAAAACAGGAACCCCAAAACAGAATATTTTGTATATCAACCTTGATGAACCCCTTTTTATGTCAATGAGAGATGATCCATCCCTTCTTGGGAGCATTGTTGAAGAATACACGAGCAAAAGAGAAAATAAGGAAATTTTATACCTGTTCATAGACGAAATTCAGAACTATAAATACTGGGCATATGCCATAAAAACGTTTTATGACACCAAAAAATATATCAAATGCATACTGACTGGCTCCACATCTTCAGTCCTTAAAAATAGTGCAGCTTCAAGACTTTCGGGGAGATATCTCGCTTGCACAGTTTATCCGCTTTCTTTTCAGGAATTTTTAATTTTTAAAGGCATTATTAATCCGGAAGTGATTAAAAAAAGACAGTTATTTGATGAGTACCTCAAATTTGGTGGATATCCGCGTATAGTTGTTGAAGCTGATAACAGCCTTAAGATGCAGATTCTGAAAAATTACTATGAGACAATATATCTAAAAGATATAATACTCCCAAATAACCTCAGGAATAATTCTGACCTCGTAAACCTTCTCTATTATCTGATATCAAATTCAGGAAATCTGTATTCTTTCAACAAAATTGCAGAAATACAGCATATTTCTCCAGATACGGTAAAAGAGTATACAGAATATGCTCAAAACTGCTATCTTCTTTATACCCTTATGAAATATACCTGGTCGGTGAAAAAACAGATT of the Methanomicrobium sp. W14 genome contains:
- a CDS encoding ATP-binding protein, whose product is MDQGMQIVIESQNPWWFSKNFDKGIDRLSFFPEIIQYLNAKEILLLTGARRTGKSTLAYQLIDYLIKTGTPKQNILYINLDEPLFMSMRDDPSLLGSIVEEYTSKRENKEILYLFIDEIQNYKYWAYAIKTFYDTKKYIKCILTGSTSSVLKNSAASRLSGRYLACTVYPLSFQEFLIFKGIINPEVIKKRQLFDEYLKFGGYPRIVVEADNSLKMQILKNYYETIYLKDIILPNNLRNNSDLVNLLYYLISNSGNLYSFNKIAEIQHISPDTVKEYTEYAQNCYLLYTLMKYTWSVKKQIANPKKIYALDTGIINAISFTFSENKGRLLENYVFCLLNRIFDEIYYHKRNYECDFVVKSKYPVTMEQNNILKSNVSQISMAVQVSLSLKELDTKNREIRGLKEAMEDYNLNEGYIVTENEKDMVTLDDKTIHIIPAYSLENELREFTK